Proteins encoded within one genomic window of Pseudorasbora parva isolate DD20220531a chromosome 3, ASM2467924v1, whole genome shotgun sequence:
- the pxmp2 gene encoding peroxisomal membrane protein 2, which yields MPTQSVLVRDPSFLARVLQQYLSLLKKYPIITKSVTSGILSALGNLLSQALEYRKNSKENSPKKKINILGPVHFATYGLFFTGPLSHYFYQLLEVLLPTTVPYCLIKRLLLERLIFAPAFLLLFYVVMNALEGKSITDVQNKLKTSYWPAMKMNWKVWTPFQFININYIPVQFRVLFANLVALFWYAYLASVRK from the exons ATGCCAACGCAAAGTGTACTTGTGCGAGATCCCTCTTTTCTGGCGAGGGTACTACAGCAATACTTGAGTTTGTTAAAGAAATATCCAATCATCACCAAATCGGTTACGAG TGGCATTCTATCTGCTTTGGGAAATCTTCTGTCTCAAGCTTTGGAGTACAGGAAGAACAGCAAGGAAAATAGCCCCAAAAAGAAAATCAACATTCTGGGACCTGTACACTTTGCAACTTATGG actttttttcACGGGTCCACTCAGTCATTACTTCTACCAGCTCCTGGAGGTGCTTTTGCCAACCACTGTCCCATACTGCCTGATCAAGCGCCTTCTGCTGGAACGTCTCATATTCGCCCCTGCTTTCCTTTTGCTCTTCTATGTGGTTATGAATGCTTTGGAG GGCAAGTCAATCACAGATGTTCAAAACAAACTTAAAACAAGTTACTGGCCTGCAATGAAGATGAACTGGAAGGTTTGGACCCCGTTTCAGTTTATCAACATCAACTATATACCTGTACAG TTTCGAGTGCTGTTTGCcaacctggttgccttattCTGGTATGCCTATCTAGCTTCTGTTAGGAAATGA
- the LOC137071365 gene encoding uncharacterized protein, whose amino-acid sequence MELIIKLLNGDVKRLVVNGNATVGELKQLISQHFNEPPYKQKLSSENGHRISLDDDNRSLSSYGLFSGSVVMLLITNPGPFQVFVKNVKGQIKTYEVDVNETVDQLQTKIFRKESVLKDQQQLIYSGTQLEAGMKLQDYGITSGSTIHMTLRLRGG is encoded by the coding sequence ATGGAACTGATAATAAAACTGTTGAACGGAGATGTGAAGCGGCTGGTGGTGAACGGTAATGCCACAGTTGGTGAACTCAAGCAGCTCATCTCTCAGCACTTCAATGAACCTCCTTACAAACAGAAGCTTTCTAGTGAAAACGGTCACCGTATCAGCCTTGATGATGATAACAGAAGCCTCAGCAGTTACGGTTTGTTCTCAGGCTCAGTGGTGATGCTGCTCATCACGAACCCTGGACCTTTCCAAGTGTTCGTCAAGAACGTGAAGGGCCAGATCAAAACCTATGAGGTTGATGTCAATGAGACCGTAGATCAGCTCCAGACGAAGATCTTCCGCAAAGAGAGTGTCCTCAAGGACCAGCAGCAACTGATATACAGCGGCACACAACTGGAGGCTGGCATGAAGCTGCAAGACTACGGCATCACATCTGGAAGCACCATTCACATGACTCTGCGTCTCCGAGGAGGTTAA
- the LOC137071364 gene encoding uncharacterized protein, with amino-acid sequence MELIIKLLNGDVKRLAVNGNATVGELKQLISQHFNEPPYKQKLSSENGHRISLDDDNRSLSSYGLLSGSVVMLLITNPGPFQVFVKNEKGQTKTYEVDVNETVDQLQTKIFRKDSVPKDQQRLIYSGTQLEAAMKLQDYGITSGSTIHMTLRLRGG; translated from the coding sequence ATGGAACTGATAATAAAACTGTTGAACGGAGATGTGAAGCGGCTGGCGGTGAACGGTAATGCCACAGTTGGTGAACTCAAGCAGCTCATCTCTCAGCACTTCAATGAACCTCCTTACAAACAGAAGCTTTCTAGTGAAAACGGTCACCGTATCAGCCTTGATGATGATAACAGAAGCCTCAGCAGTTACGGTTTGCTCTCAGGCTCAGTGGTGATGCTGCTCATCACGAACCCTGGACCTTTCCAAGTGTTCGTCAAGAACGAGAAGGGCCAGACCAAAACCTATGAGGTTGATGTCAATGAGACCGTAGATCAGCTCCAGACGAAGATCTTCCGCAAAGACAGTGTCCCCAAGGACCAGCAGCGACTGATATACAGCGGCACACAACTGGAGGCTGCCATGAAGCTGCAAGACTACGGCATCACATCTGGAAGCACCATTCACATGACTCTGCGTCTCCGAGGAGGTTAA